Genomic window (Clarias gariepinus isolate MV-2021 ecotype Netherlands chromosome 4, CGAR_prim_01v2, whole genome shotgun sequence):
AACAGCCACATAGAGATGCTGTCCTGGCCTACGCCTAGAAAACTCAACGCTCAGCTCACTCCATCACACACCATGATCACATTGGAAGCAAATGGTCATCCCTTTCCTCTGGCTGTTCTACCGGCTCAGTAGACACACCCCTATAAGTGGGTGGTTCCTCTCGGCTGCCACGGGAGCGGCAAACAAAGTCGCATCCATCCTGTGAAAGtgaagatgtacagtacattttacgtttgcttcatttttattttagaatccCAAATGTACAAAAAGGCATTTATAGgcaataaaaatacagaattaTATTTCTCATCCATTCCACAAtctatattattatagttaCATTCTCAATTTAACTTCCCAGAAATGGACTCTTTATCCACAAAAATCTTGACTTCagtgatctgaatcatttatttaacttgAGATTGGTCCAAATAGTTAGTTATTTACAAACTTCTGTTaatgttactattattatttttttttttttaaaaggaaaatctTTCACAAATATGAACTAAGATACTTACAGCTGACAAGTTTCCGATTTCTGTCCAAAAGCCATAGTTAGGAAACTGATCAACTCCTTTTGCCCCAACAACCAAACGCTGGTAGAGAAATCCAAGAATGAGATAGACCGCCAAGCAGGAGCAGcacctaaagaaaaaaagtatacattATCTTCTACTGTTAGAATATTTAACCTTTAATAACACTCCAATAGCTTTTATGCATTATTTCCTAATGTGAAATCTGGTTAAGGTCTATTAGCAACACACAATAagaagtataataataataataataataataataactcacaCAATAAGAAGTATGGAACCAGTACTGAGTTTAGATTCAACAGGAGGACACACAGCACTGGAGTCCAACTCAAACAAGTAAAAACATTCAGCTTCCCTTTGTCTGTCCTCCAGAACCACTGACAGCTGTCCCTAAAGGAGAGAAAATGAGAGCTATGAGCAAGATATTATACCATATTAATACCTGGTAATTAACATTGATTTCAGAGGCATTTAAAAAGTATGGGTTTTACAACTTGTTGCATATTTGCATGTTTCGGTGTTTGGTATATTTGGTTTAAGCTGACCGCTCTCTTGGTTTATTTTAGTGCAGTGCGGATGCTACTGTCCTTCCTTTCTAATTATGCATGGACATGTGAGTtatgaaattaaaaatgttcCAGCAGCTCATTGAGGTCTTGTAAGGAGACTATTAGCCATGCACGAGGGGGTGGAAGAGCTCTACAATAACATTACACACTCCATGTGTTCAATCTGTCCTGTAAAGTGTGTTTTTCAAATCTTCAGAAAGTGAagagacaaacaaaaaagaataggACAATAAGACAGCAAAGAGAAAGCGAACTCTGAAAGCTCACCGCAGCCTTAGTTTTGTCACAGGAAATCATAATCATGGCCCTCCTCTCCTCCCCTGAGCAATGTTCATTATATTTGTCACCATTCTTATAGATCAGCAATACCCAGTCACCTTCAGGGAAATGGCAAAAAGTCATTTTAGGCatcttttaatcatttattatataaactttGGATTCACATACAGCACTTGTCTAATTAAGGTTACATATTGGAAGGTTAGATAAGCACGTTTAGAGATCAGAAATCAAACAGCACTTCATCCACACTCGTATTGCGTGTATGTGTTTATCACATTGCTGCTTACTTCCGTGAACCGCCTGTGTTGCTGTGTAATTCCCAACTCGCACTTGCTTGCCGTCCTTGCTTTTTTGTACCACTCCTGCATCTTTCATCCCATCTGCATCACCACACACCTGGAAGACGTACGTGTACTTATCGTTGTCACTTTCGAGTTCAGCAGTAAAACTATTAAAAGTAAATAGAAAACACTTTCTGTGAAAAACTCTTGGATAAAGATGCGTTTATGTTAAGCAGTAAGCGAGTACTTACTTCCGATTGGTGAG
Coding sequences:
- the m6pr gene encoding cation-dependent mannose-6-phosphate receptor, producing MAVPPFWRLFTLFVLMAIGTQASNNTKRCKLVHDSDSERKVLSLLEPLTNRNFTAELESDNDKYTYVFQVCGDADGMKDAGVVQKSKDGKQVRVGNYTATQAVHGSDWVLLIYKNGDKYNEHCSGEERRAMIMISCDKTKAAGQLSVVLEDRQREAECFYLFELDSSAVCPPVESKLSTGSILLIVCCSCLAVYLILGFLYQRLVVGAKGVDQFPNYGFWTEIGNLSADGCDFVCRSRGSREEPPTYRGVSTEPVEQPEERDDHLLPM